The genomic segment AACACGACGTTAATGCCGATCTCCCGGTATTCGCCGCGGAAGATATGGAAGAGCGCGCCGAACAGAACGACGGCGGCCAGCGCGATCGCCGCGATCGGCGTCAAAGCCGGCGCGATCCCTGTCGCCTCGGGCAGGATCAAACCGAGCGCGCCGAGCAGCTCCAGGACGCCGACCGTGACGACGAAGCCTTTTGGCACCTCCTTGACCCAGCCCCATGCGGCAGCTCCCTTTTCATACTGGACCGCCTTCATCCATCCCGCGTATAGAACCCCCACCGCAAGCAATCCCTGCGCGATCCATAATACGATATTCATCCTCCGATTCCCCTTATCCCGTGTGTCGTCAACCCTCGTCTATAGCCTATAATAGGAGGTAGAACGACGCGCCGGAAGAAGGCACTTAAACCATACAAGGTATAGAAAAGAAAACCTTAGACCACGACTGGAGGCCGCGGCATGACGGCTTATTGCAAATTCGAGACGACGCTCGAGATTCTCATCGGCAAGTGGAAGCCCGTGATCCTGCTGCGCCTGCTCGCGAGCGGCACGATGCGGTTCAGCGAGCTGCAAAGGTCGATTCCCGACATCACCAAAAAGATGCTCTCGCAGCAGCTGAAAGAGCTCGAATATCATGATATCGTTCACAGAGAGGTCTATCCGTCGATTCCGCCCAAGGTGGAATATTCCATCTCGGAATACGGGCAGCGCTTAACGCCGATCCTGCAAGCCATGAACGATTGGGGCGTCGG from the Cohnella hashimotonis genome contains:
- a CDS encoding DoxX family protein, which encodes MNIVLWIAQGLLAVGVLYAGWMKAVQYEKGAAAWGWVKEVPKGFVVTVGVLELLGALGLILPEATGIAPALTPIAAIALAAVVLFGALFHIFRGEYREIGINVVFLALAVLVIIGRL
- a CDS encoding winged helix-turn-helix transcriptional regulator; translation: MTAYCKFETTLEILIGKWKPVILLRLLASGTMRFSELQRSIPDITKKMLSQQLKELEYHDIVHREVYPSIPPKVEYSISEYGQRLTPILQAMNDWGVGHLAHLTELYGEERSAE